In Flavobacteriales bacterium, a single genomic region encodes these proteins:
- a CDS encoding DUF551 domain-containing protein — protein MDWIAITDRLPEDGQKVICYLPENHQYLPGKTGETRFEPIVILRFVDRFFDEGSKKHEKYGPHFWLGEGLSNHYFADVTHWMPLPDSP, from the coding sequence ATGGATTGGATTGCTATCACGGATAGACTCCCTGAAGATGGTCAGAAGGTCATCTGTTATTTGCCTGAGAACCATCAATACCTTCCAGGAAAGACCGGGGAGACTCGTTTCGAGCCCATCGTCATCCTCCGATTCGTAGACCGATTCTTCGATGAAGGAAGCAAGAAGCATGAGAAATACGGGCCTCATTTCTGGTTGGGAGAGGGCTTGAGCAATCACTATTTCGCTGATGTCACCCACTGGATGCCCTTACCTGATAGCCCATGA
- a CDS encoding RluA family pseudouridine synthase, which produces MNRTTHWKQLDVLFEDNHLIAVNKRVGDIVQGDKSGDKALSDLVKEYIKHRYKKPGDVFLGVIHRIDRPVSGVVVFARTSKALSRMNELFRNDDILKTYWAVVRNRPEMEELVLVDFMRKNEKQNKSFTCKEGSPGAKRAELKYRLCGSTDRYWFLEIHPKTGRHHQIRVQLSHIGSPIRGDLKYGAARSNRDGGIHLHARSIEFTHPVRKEPVTIQASVPDDPLWKEFEGQVS; this is translated from the coding sequence ATGAATCGCACCACACACTGGAAACAACTCGATGTTCTCTTCGAGGATAATCACTTGATAGCAGTCAACAAGCGGGTGGGAGACATCGTGCAAGGGGATAAGAGTGGAGATAAGGCGCTGAGCGATCTGGTCAAAGAGTATATCAAGCATAGGTATAAGAAGCCGGGTGATGTATTCCTCGGAGTGATCCATAGGATCGACCGTCCGGTGAGCGGGGTGGTCGTATTTGCGCGTACCTCCAAGGCACTCTCCCGAATGAATGAGCTTTTTCGCAATGACGATATCCTCAAGACCTATTGGGCGGTAGTACGTAATCGTCCAGAGATGGAAGAGCTGGTGCTGGTGGATTTCATGCGTAAGAATGAGAAACAGAATAAATCTTTCACCTGCAAAGAAGGAAGTCCCGGTGCCAAACGGGCCGAGCTTAAATATCGACTTTGCGGCTCCACGGATCGTTATTGGTTCTTAGAGATCCATCCCAAGACCGGGCGACATCACCAGATCAGGGTCCAGCTCTCACATATAGGAAGCCCGATACGCGGTGACCTGAAATACGGAGCCGCTCGTTCGAATAGGGACGGAGGTATCCATCTGCATGCCCGCAGCATTGAATTCACTCACCCGGTACGCAAAGAACCTGTGACCATCCAAGCTTCCGTGCCGGATGACCCCTTGTGGAAGGAATTCGAAGGGCAGGTGTCTTAA
- the panB gene encoding 3-methyl-2-oxobutanoate hydroxymethyltransferase, which produces MAIHADAKRITTRTLVDMKNAGEKISMLTAYDYSMARIVDEAGVDVILVGDSASNVMAGHETTLPITLDQMIYHASSVVRGINRSLVVVDLPFGYYQGDSKGALRSAIRIMKESGAHAVKLEGGREVGECIQRILKAGIPVMGHLGLTPQSIYKFGTYTVRAKEEEEAERLIEDAHILEECGCFGIVLEKIPAKLAEQVAAEVNIPVIGIGAGDGVDGQVLVIHDMLGITHEFNPRFLRRYLHLYDEMKGAISQYVDDVRSGDFPSEKEQY; this is translated from the coding sequence ATGGCGATACATGCAGATGCTAAACGGATTACCACACGCACGCTGGTAGATATGAAGAATGCTGGAGAGAAGATCTCCATGCTCACCGCCTACGATTACTCCATGGCCCGTATCGTGGACGAGGCAGGAGTGGACGTGATCCTCGTAGGAGATTCGGCTTCCAATGTGATGGCCGGTCATGAGACCACATTGCCGATCACACTGGATCAGATGATCTATCATGCGTCCTCCGTAGTGCGCGGTATCAACCGCTCATTGGTGGTAGTGGACCTTCCTTTCGGTTACTACCAGGGAGATTCTAAAGGAGCCTTGCGGTCGGCCATTCGGATCATGAAAGAATCCGGTGCACATGCTGTGAAACTGGAAGGAGGGCGCGAAGTAGGAGAGTGCATCCAACGAATACTCAAAGCAGGAATCCCGGTCATGGGACACCTAGGGCTTACCCCTCAATCCATCTATAAATTCGGAACCTATACCGTCCGTGCCAAGGAGGAAGAAGAGGCCGAGCGTCTCATAGAAGATGCGCACATCTTAGAAGAATGCGGCTGTTTCGGTATCGTGCTAGAGAAGATTCCCGCCAAGCTGGCCGAGCAGGTGGCCGCAGAAGTAAATATCCCAGTGATCGGGATCGGAGCCGGTGACGGGGTGGATGGTCAGGTACTAGTGATCCACGACATGCTCGGGATCACGCATGAGTTCAATCCGCGCTTCCTGAGACGCTACCTCCATCTCTATGATGAGATGAAAGGAGCCATCTCCCAGTATGTGGATGACGTGCGCAGTGGGGATTTCCCAAGTGAGAAAGAACAATACTAA